The Methanofollis sp. UBA420 genome contains a region encoding:
- a CDS encoding hemolysin family protein — translation MSYLIEIAIILILIVLNGIFAMSEFAIVSARKTRLQQRAEKGDAGAATALALANEPTAFLSTIQIGISLVGILAGAFGGATVAEGVAPFFQEIPALAPYSEVMSITLVVLVITYLTLIFGELVPKRIALTGAENIASAVARPMQFLSVIATPIVFVLGRSTETVLRVMGIRDAPESPVTEEEIKIMLEEGADAGVFAKSELNMVEGVFDLDGRRVASLMTPRPHIIALDLDDPDEENLKKMISSGRSRFPVFEGDLENIVGMVSVKNVLAKMEEGAPHAIRAAMTKPFFVPEGIEVLKLIESFKETGLNIVLVADEYGSVQGLVTLHDVLEAIVGDVRTLGERAEVPVVVREDGSWLIDGSAAVDNIKDVLSVDVFPGEEEGRYHSLAGLIMYILERIPTTGDYIELGDLRYEVVDMDGNRVDKVLVTRVPAAPTGK, via the coding sequence ATGTCATATCTCATTGAGATTGCTATTATCCTTATTCTTATTGTGCTCAATGGCATCTTTGCCATGTCTGAATTTGCTATCGTCTCGGCAAGGAAAACTCGACTCCAGCAACGTGCCGAGAAGGGAGATGCCGGTGCGGCAACGGCGCTCGCACTTGCGAACGAACCCACTGCGTTCCTCTCGACCATCCAGATTGGCATCAGCCTGGTGGGCATCCTTGCCGGTGCCTTTGGCGGTGCTACAGTTGCTGAGGGAGTCGCACCCTTCTTTCAGGAGATCCCTGCCCTTGCGCCCTACAGCGAAGTGATGAGCATCACACTGGTGGTCCTGGTCATTACCTACCTGACCCTGATCTTCGGAGAACTCGTCCCGAAACGCATCGCCCTCACCGGTGCGGAGAATATTGCATCAGCAGTTGCACGACCGATGCAGTTTCTCTCGGTCATCGCGACACCGATTGTGTTCGTGCTCGGTCGTTCAACCGAGACCGTGCTCAGGGTCATGGGGATCAGAGATGCCCCGGAATCCCCTGTCACTGAAGAGGAGATCAAGATCATGCTTGAGGAGGGAGCAGATGCCGGGGTCTTTGCGAAGTCCGAATTGAACATGGTAGAGGGGGTATTTGATCTTGATGGCCGCCGGGTTGCGTCCCTGATGACGCCTCGTCCCCATATTATTGCGCTCGATCTCGACGACCCTGACGAGGAAAACCTGAAGAAGATGATATCGAGTGGCCGCTCCAGATTTCCTGTATTCGAAGGAGACCTGGAAAATATTGTCGGCATGGTGTCTGTCAAGAATGTCCTGGCGAAGATGGAGGAAGGCGCTCCCCACGCTATCAGGGCCGCCATGACAAAGCCCTTCTTTGTCCCCGAGGGTATCGAGGTCCTGAAACTCATCGAATCATTCAAGGAGACTGGATTGAATATTGTCCTGGTTGCTGATGAATATGGAAGTGTCCAGGGTCTTGTGACCCTCCATGATGTCCTGGAGGCAATTGTGGGGGATGTCCGTACCCTCGGAGAGCGGGCCGAGGTGCCGGTGGTCGTCAGGGAGGATGGTTCATGGCTGATTGACGGAAGTGCCGCCGTCGATAATATTAAGGATGTTCTCTCTGTGGATGTCTTTCCCGGGGAGGAAGAGGGGCGTTACCACTCTCTTGCCGGGTTGATCATGTATATCCTGGAGCGGATACCCACAACAGGTGATTATATCGAACTGGGTGACCTGCGGTATGAGGTGGTCGATATGGACGGCAACCGCGTGGATAAAGTGCTGGTTACGCGGGTTCCCGCAGCCCCAACCGGAAAATAA
- a CDS encoding PHP-associated domain-containing protein yields the protein MHSGDTPLRPDPGEILFQKPAREDLSGPGLLAADLHVHTNHSDAPTRVRDALKFAARQGIGLAITDHNQISGALEACRAGTGVPVIPGIEVSADDGPHLLLYFAATADLEDFHTRHIERKKRDGPFIAIRMTTEEILDAREGYHSVAVEAHPCGYALLNRGIQRGRDSTGTFSRLDAIEVISGGMARTHNLKAAALARRHGLGQTGGTDAHLLRDIGGVVTCARAGTVEEFLGAIVHRETAVVGQETSVLRKAAMGAAVLPRHLPYALPILQDRGEHLLTIALSCLKH from the coding sequence ATGCACTCTGGAGACACCCCCCTCAGGCCAGACCCCGGCGAGATCCTCTTCCAAAAGCCCGCACGAGAGGATCTCTCAGGCCCCGGCCTCCTCGCGGCCGACCTGCACGTCCACACCAACCACTCGGACGCCCCGACGCGGGTGAGAGACGCCCTGAAATTCGCCGCACGGCAGGGCATTGGTCTTGCGATCACCGACCACAACCAGATCAGCGGCGCCCTGGAGGCGTGCCGGGCCGGTACCGGCGTTCCCGTCATCCCGGGCATCGAGGTGAGTGCAGACGACGGCCCCCACCTCCTCCTGTACTTCGCCGCGACCGCTGACCTGGAGGACTTCCACACCAGACACATCGAGAGGAAGAAGAGAGACGGACCCTTCATCGCCATCAGGATGACCACGGAGGAAATCCTGGATGCACGAGAGGGCTACCACTCCGTCGCCGTCGAGGCGCACCCCTGCGGCTATGCCCTCCTGAACAGGGGCATCCAGCGAGGCCGGGACAGTACCGGAACCTTCTCCCGCCTTGACGCCATCGAAGTGATCTCGGGCGGCATGGCTCGCACCCACAACCTGAAGGCCGCGGCCCTGGCCAGGCGGCACGGCCTCGGGCAGACGGGCGGGACAGATGCCCACCTCCTCCGCGATATCGGGGGCGTCGTCACCTGTGCCCGGGCCGGGACAGTTGAGGAGTTCCTGGGCGCCATCGTGCACCGCGAGACGGCGGTGGTTGGGCAGGAAACGAGCGTCCTCCGGAAGGCGGCAATGGGGGCGGCCGTCCTCCCCCGCCACCTCCCGTACGCCCTGCCCATCCTGCAGGACCGGGGAGAGCACCTGCTGACGATCGCCCTCTCCTGCCTGAAACACTAA
- the cls gene encoding cardiolipin synthase — protein sequence MNWSLILAIIFAFDILFAIAVVFVERKNPTAALAWLMVLFFLPAIGFFLYLIFGQNFTRQKMFTVKEKEDLALREIFETQNRKLADTSARFSNPAAELYRDTIIALLRNNSAFLAENNYVEVYTDGKEKFDALFEAIRAARHHVHLEYFIVNNDALGRSVVHALAEKAKEGVEVRLLFDAMGTRAGKGSKEAFHELTDAGGRIGVFFPSLYRVNYRNHRKIAVIDGTIGFIGGFNIGDEYLGTGPLGYWRDTAVRIVGDAVKMLQLRFLLDWNYVTEEYLGYEQAYFPPSGTSPGTTPVQIVSCGPDTRWSPIKEGYVKLIYAARSSVYIQSPYFIPDDSVTDALRLAALSGVDVRVMIPCKPDHPFVYWASLSFVADLLDAGVRAYTYDNGFIHAKTIVVDGTAGSVGSANWDVRSFRLNFEANAFFYDPAVGADLKRRFVEDLAVCTEITQESYAKRPRLVRVKESISRLFSPLG from the coding sequence ATGAACTGGTCCCTCATCCTTGCCATCATCTTCGCTTTCGACATCCTTTTCGCCATCGCCGTCGTCTTCGTCGAGAGGAAGAACCCGACGGCCGCCCTTGCATGGCTGATGGTGCTCTTCTTCCTCCCTGCGATCGGGTTTTTCCTGTATCTCATCTTCGGGCAGAACTTCACCCGGCAGAAGATGTTCACGGTAAAGGAGAAGGAAGACCTGGCCCTCAGGGAGATCTTCGAGACGCAGAACCGGAAACTTGCCGACACGTCTGCCAGATTCTCGAACCCTGCCGCGGAGTTATACCGCGACACGATCATCGCCCTCCTCAGGAACAACAGTGCGTTCCTGGCCGAGAACAATTATGTCGAGGTCTATACGGACGGGAAGGAGAAGTTCGACGCACTCTTCGAGGCGATCCGTGCGGCCCGCCACCACGTCCACCTGGAATACTTCATCGTCAACAACGACGCCCTCGGTCGGTCGGTCGTCCATGCCCTCGCAGAGAAGGCGAAGGAGGGCGTCGAGGTCCGCCTCCTCTTCGACGCCATGGGGACGCGGGCCGGGAAAGGGTCGAAGGAGGCCTTCCACGAACTGACCGATGCCGGCGGCAGGATCGGAGTCTTCTTTCCTTCTCTCTACCGGGTGAACTATCGCAATCACCGGAAGATCGCCGTCATCGACGGGACGATCGGCTTCATCGGGGGGTTCAATATCGGGGACGAGTACCTCGGGACAGGGCCTCTCGGCTACTGGCGGGACACTGCCGTCAGGATCGTCGGCGACGCGGTGAAGATGCTGCAACTCCGCTTCCTCCTCGACTGGAACTATGTCACGGAGGAGTATCTCGGCTATGAGCAGGCCTATTTTCCCCCGTCCGGCACGTCTCCCGGCACGACGCCTGTCCAGATCGTCTCCTGCGGTCCCGACACCAGGTGGAGCCCGATCAAGGAGGGCTATGTCAAGCTGATCTACGCGGCCCGGTCGTCGGTGTACATCCAGAGTCCGTACTTCATCCCCGACGACAGCGTCACCGACGCCCTCCGCCTTGCGGCCCTCTCCGGCGTCGACGTGCGGGTGATGATCCCCTGCAAGCCAGACCACCCCTTTGTCTACTGGGCGAGCCTCTCCTTCGTCGCCGACCTCCTCGACGCGGGGGTGCGGGCGTACACCTATGACAATGGTTTCATCCACGCGAAGACCATCGTCGTCGACGGGACAGCAGGCTCGGTCGGCAGTGCCAACTGGGACGTGCGGAGTTTCCGGCTGAACTTCGAGGCGAACGCTTTCTTCTACGACCCGGCCGTCGGGGCCGACCTGAAGAGGCGTTTTGTCGAAGACCTCGCCGTCTGCACCGAGATCACGCAGGAAAGCTACGCGAAACGTCCCCGTCTGGTGCGGGTCAAGGAGTCGATCTCCCGTCTCTTCTCGCCCCTGGGTTAG
- a CDS encoding MarR family transcriptional regulator, with protein sequence MQPPHDKVPLGALISIIHRTHHIFIDEQMKRFGLSSGQLFTLIHLAHEQGITQDTLVRRFRVDKGTVARAVRRLEDAGYISRTVDPDDRRAVQIFLTDRGEEIVPETIRIDREWEEEVFAGLTDEERRQAEALLRKIAHNSLRLAQTGGDTDYAQHWHEKL encoded by the coding sequence ATGCAACCTCCCCACGATAAAGTTCCGCTCGGGGCCCTCATCTCCATCATCCACCGGACGCACCACATCTTCATCGACGAGCAGATGAAGCGGTTCGGCCTCTCGTCGGGACAACTCTTCACCCTCATCCACCTCGCCCACGAGCAGGGCATCACCCAGGACACCCTGGTCCGCCGCTTCCGCGTCGACAAGGGCACCGTCGCACGGGCCGTGCGGAGGCTGGAGGACGCGGGCTATATCAGCCGCACTGTCGACCCCGACGACCGCCGGGCCGTTCAGATATTCCTGACAGACAGAGGGGAGGAGATCGTCCCGGAGACCATCAGGATCGACCGGGAGTGGGAGGAGGAGGTATTTGCAGGACTCACCGACGAGGAGCGCAGACAGGCAGAGGCTCTCCTCAGAAAAATAGCACACAACAGCCTCAGGCTCGCACAGACAGGCGGGGACACAGACTATGCACAACACTGGCACGAAAAACTCTGA
- a CDS encoding MATE family efflux transporter, translated as MHNTGTKNSERTGTTAGVTLLTGDPKKAIIRLSIPMIAAMLLFSTYNLADAVWVAGLGSDALAAVGFMTPVFMILSGLAVGLGAGASSAVARRIGAEDRAGADNTAVHAVLIALGLAALLTLPLILLAGPVAALLGAGEIAELAAAYGQTLFAGTVFVLFTNIAYAILRAEGDMKRTMYAMGASSVLNIVLDPIFIYGAGMGVAGAALATVISIAAVSAVLVYWLFVRKDTYVSLSREAFSPDFRVIRDILGVGLPASLEFFLMSALAIIINGLLVQVAGTDAVAVYTTGWRVVMFGIIPFVAIGTSVVSVTGAAYGARKYEKLRTAHTFSIGLGMVIALAMSAITWLFAPQIALIFTYSPESAHLAPAITAFLMTMCFFYPFVPPGIMSGSIFQGTGKGTTSLAISFLRNLLFIAVSAWALAVPLGMGEAGVWWGIVAGDILGGIVGFLWARLYIARLIATGKGPDTA; from the coding sequence ATGCACAACACTGGCACGAAAAACTCTGAACGGACAGGAACGACAGCAGGCGTCACCCTCCTCACCGGCGATCCGAAAAAGGCGATCATCAGGCTCTCCATCCCGATGATCGCGGCGATGCTCCTCTTCTCGACCTACAACCTCGCCGACGCCGTCTGGGTCGCGGGCCTGGGCTCGGACGCCCTCGCAGCCGTCGGCTTCATGACCCCGGTCTTCATGATCCTCTCCGGCCTCGCCGTTGGCCTCGGGGCAGGCGCCTCCTCCGCGGTCGCCCGCCGGATCGGCGCGGAGGACAGGGCAGGTGCGGATAACACCGCAGTCCACGCCGTCCTCATCGCCCTCGGCCTTGCAGCCCTCCTCACCCTACCCCTCATCCTCCTCGCGGGGCCGGTCGCCGCCCTCCTCGGCGCCGGGGAGATCGCCGAACTCGCGGCGGCGTACGGCCAGACTCTCTTCGCCGGCACGGTCTTTGTCCTCTTCACCAACATCGCCTATGCGATCCTCCGGGCCGAAGGGGACATGAAGAGGACGATGTACGCGATGGGTGCCTCGTCGGTCCTGAACATCGTCCTCGACCCCATCTTCATATACGGCGCGGGGATGGGCGTCGCCGGTGCGGCCCTCGCCACTGTCATCTCCATCGCGGCCGTCTCCGCGGTGCTCGTCTACTGGCTCTTCGTCAGGAAGGACACCTATGTCTCTCTCTCACGGGAAGCATTCTCGCCTGACTTCCGCGTCATCAGGGACATCCTGGGCGTCGGCCTCCCGGCAAGCCTGGAGTTCTTCCTGATGTCGGCCCTCGCGATCATCATCAACGGCCTCCTGGTGCAGGTCGCCGGCACCGACGCAGTCGCCGTCTACACCACAGGCTGGCGGGTCGTGATGTTCGGGATCATCCCCTTCGTCGCCATCGGCACCTCGGTGGTCTCGGTCACCGGGGCCGCGTACGGTGCCAGAAAATACGAGAAGCTCAGAACAGCCCACACCTTCTCCATCGGCCTCGGGATGGTGATCGCCCTCGCGATGAGCGCCATAACATGGCTCTTCGCCCCGCAGATAGCCCTCATTTTCACCTACTCCCCGGAGAGCGCCCACCTCGCCCCCGCGATCACCGCCTTCCTGATGACGATGTGCTTCTTCTACCCCTTCGTCCCGCCGGGCATCATGTCTGGCTCGATCTTCCAGGGAACAGGGAAGGGCACGACCTCCCTCGCGATCAGTTTCCTGAGAAACCTCCTCTTCATCGCTGTCTCGGCATGGGCGCTCGCGGTCCCCCTGGGCATGGGCGAAGCCGGGGTCTGGTGGGGCATCGTCGCGGGCGACATTCTCGGCGGGATCGTCGGCTTCCTCTGGGCGCGGCTGTACATCGCGCGGCTCATTGCCACTGGAAAGGGGCCGGACACCGCATAA
- a CDS encoding MATE family efflux transporter, with amino-acid sequence MTERQDAITEGVAVLTGDPKRAIAQIAGPIMVAMLFQAVYNLADAVWVAGLGSDALAAVGFVTPIFMIFIGLGSGLGAGVTSAVSRRIGAGDRAGADNAAMHGIAIVLVLSAIVTPALLLFLEPLVLALGAGETAGYAIEYGLIIFAGTVFILFADILYAIFTAEGNTRRTMYAVAASAVLNIVLDPILIYGAGMGIAGAGWATLISMAAVCALLLYWSLVRKDTYIAINWGRFSPNGHTTMDILTVGIPASLEFVLMSAAAIVINSLLVQVSGPDAVAVYTGGWRIVFFALIPFIAMSIAVVSVAGAAYGARKYDKLKVAHSFAVQSGILIGLGLSLLTWFLAPFISWIFTYSAGSTHLAGGITAFLMTMCFFYPFIAPGMMSAGVFEGTGRGIFALAVEFLRNLVFIAVSAWALAVPLGMGEVGVWWGIVAGNILGSIAGYLWARFYIARLIAIGKGPETA; translated from the coding sequence ATGACAGAACGGCAGGACGCGATCACTGAAGGTGTGGCCGTCCTCACCGGCGACCCGAAGAGAGCCATCGCACAGATTGCCGGCCCGATCATGGTTGCCATGCTCTTTCAGGCCGTCTACAACCTTGCCGACGCCGTCTGGGTCGCAGGCCTCGGTTCGGACGCCCTCGCCGCCGTCGGCTTCGTCACCCCGATCTTCATGATCTTCATCGGCCTGGGGAGCGGCCTGGGGGCAGGCGTCACCTCGGCCGTTTCGCGCCGCATCGGCGCAGGAGACAGGGCAGGAGCGGACAACGCCGCGATGCACGGCATCGCCATCGTCCTGGTCCTCTCGGCTATCGTCACTCCCGCCCTCCTCCTCTTCCTCGAACCCCTCGTCCTCGCTCTGGGGGCCGGGGAGACCGCGGGATATGCCATAGAATACGGCCTCATCATCTTTGCCGGAACCGTATTCATCCTCTTTGCCGACATTCTCTATGCCATCTTCACGGCCGAAGGGAACACACGGAGGACGATGTACGCCGTCGCCGCTTCCGCGGTCCTCAACATCGTCCTCGACCCCATCCTCATCTACGGCGCCGGCATGGGTATTGCCGGTGCGGGGTGGGCGACTCTCATCTCGATGGCCGCCGTCTGCGCCCTCCTCCTGTACTGGTCTCTGGTCAGGAAGGACACCTATATCGCCATCAATTGGGGACGCTTCTCCCCGAACGGGCACACGACCATGGACATCCTCACCGTCGGCATCCCTGCAAGCCTGGAGTTCGTGCTGATGTCTGCCGCCGCGATCGTCATCAACAGCCTTCTGGTGCAGGTCTCCGGCCCTGATGCCGTCGCCGTCTATACCGGCGGGTGGCGGATCGTCTTTTTCGCCCTGATCCCGTTCATCGCCATGTCCATCGCCGTCGTCTCGGTAGCGGGCGCGGCCTACGGCGCGAGAAAGTATGACAAACTGAAGGTCGCCCACTCCTTCGCGGTTCAATCGGGCATCCTCATCGGCCTCGGCCTCTCCCTCCTCACCTGGTTCCTCGCGCCCTTCATCTCCTGGATCTTCACCTACTCGGCCGGGAGCACGCACCTTGCAGGAGGGATCACCGCCTTCCTGATGACGATGTGCTTCTTCTACCCCTTCATTGCACCGGGCATGATGTCGGCCGGGGTCTTCGAGGGAACGGGAAGGGGCATCTTCGCCCTTGCCGTTGAGTTCCTCAGGAACCTTGTCTTCATCGCCGTCTCGGCATGGGCGCTCGCGGTCCCCCTGGGCATGGGGGAGGTCGGGGTCTGGTGGGGCATCGTCGCAGGCAACATCCTTGGCAGCATCGCCGGGTACCTCTGGGCGCGTTTTTACATCGCGCGGCTCATCGCCATAGGAAAGGGACCGGAGACCGCATAA
- a CDS encoding ZIP family metal transporter translates to MVMEQFQALDPVVQALLAGLFTWALTALGAATVFLTREVDRRVLDGMLGFAAGVMIAASFWSLLLPAIEMSAGTGLPEWIPAAAGFLAGGICLRGVDMLLPHLHPGLSRTEGPETSWRRSTLLLLAITIHNIPEGLAVGVAFGALAAGHPTASLAAALALALGIGIQNFPEGMAVSVPLRQEGLSPLRCFWYGQLSGAVEPVAALVGAAAVIVAASLLPYALAFAAGAMIFVVVEDVIPESQGHGHADLATMGALVGFVVMMVLDVGLG, encoded by the coding sequence ATGGTGATGGAGCAGTTCCAGGCCCTTGACCCGGTGGTGCAGGCACTCCTTGCCGGCCTCTTCACCTGGGCGCTGACCGCTCTCGGTGCGGCAACCGTCTTCCTGACCCGCGAGGTCGACAGGAGGGTGCTGGACGGGATGCTGGGTTTTGCCGCGGGCGTGATGATCGCCGCCAGTTTCTGGTCTCTCCTCCTGCCGGCGATCGAGATGTCGGCCGGCACCGGCCTGCCCGAGTGGATACCCGCAGCGGCAGGGTTTCTTGCCGGCGGGATCTGTCTCAGGGGGGTGGACATGCTCCTCCCCCACCTGCACCCGGGCCTCTCCCGTACCGAGGGGCCGGAGACGTCCTGGCGCCGGAGCACCCTCCTCCTCCTCGCCATCACCATCCACAACATCCCTGAGGGACTTGCTGTGGGAGTGGCCTTCGGCGCCCTGGCGGCCGGCCACCCGACCGCAAGCCTTGCCGCCGCCCTCGCTCTTGCTCTCGGCATCGGCATCCAGAACTTTCCCGAGGGGATGGCCGTCTCCGTTCCATTGCGGCAGGAGGGCCTCTCCCCCCTCCGCTGCTTCTGGTACGGACAGTTATCAGGGGCCGTCGAACCTGTCGCAGCACTTGTCGGTGCGGCCGCCGTCATCGTCGCGGCCTCTCTCCTCCCCTATGCCCTCGCCTTTGCCGCGGGCGCTATGATCTTCGTGGTCGTCGAGGACGTGATCCCTGAGTCCCAGGGGCACGGCCATGCCGACCTCGCCACGATGGGCGCCCTGGTGGGGTTTGTGGTCATGATGGTGCTGGACGTGGGGCTGGGGTAA
- a CDS encoding nucleotidyltransferase domain-containing protein codes for MLGERVLDEIRKFVESKESIRAMVLTGSWARGEATEQSDVDVFLVTAEERETVFSDLAADLSGVQDVLAPIPEKRVFFLGDGYLKAEVTVIPALAEMEGLYRASRIRDPSRSVPVDKDGTARATVAGWCFDGRESDLSSLTAVAAEEFLEGFELASRYAGRGDAYRFYHTYNEALAAYAALLVLKQGSAAHIDLPRDLVEGMGPAGREAFRALAGSLDLSDAPGLLRDLATAFGETYAGVYTAVTGLPRAPETIARCTGRFLQRDRIT; via the coding sequence ATGCTCGGAGAAAGAGTCCTGGACGAGATCAGGAAATTTGTAGAGTCGAAAGAGAGCATCCGCGCCATGGTCCTGACCGGTTCCTGGGCGCGGGGCGAGGCGACGGAACAGTCTGACGTCGACGTCTTTCTGGTCACCGCGGAGGAGAGGGAGACCGTCTTTTCCGATCTGGCCGCCGACCTCAGCGGGGTGCAGGACGTCCTCGCCCCGATCCCGGAGAAGAGGGTCTTTTTCCTGGGGGACGGTTACCTGAAGGCCGAGGTCACGGTCATCCCCGCACTCGCGGAGATGGAGGGGTTGTATCGGGCGTCGCGTATCAGGGACCCCTCGCGGTCCGTGCCTGTCGATAAGGACGGGACGGCACGGGCGACCGTCGCCGGATGGTGCTTCGACGGCAGGGAAAGCGACCTCTCCTCCCTGACCGCCGTGGCCGCCGAAGAATTTCTCGAAGGCTTCGAACTCGCCTCCCGGTACGCGGGGAGGGGCGACGCCTACCGGTTCTACCACACGTACAACGAGGCCCTCGCGGCATATGCGGCCCTCCTGGTTCTGAAGCAGGGGTCTGCCGCCCACATCGACCTGCCACGGGATCTCGTCGAGGGAATGGGGCCGGCAGGGAGAGAGGCGTTCCGCGCCCTTGCCGGGAGCCTGGACCTCTCCGACGCCCCTGGACTCCTGCGGGATCTGGCAACGGCATTCGGAGAGACCTATGCCGGCGTGTATACAGCGGTCACCGGCCTCCCCAGGGCGCCTGAGACCATCGCACGCTGCACAGGCAGGTTCCTGCAGCGGGACAGGATAACATAG
- a CDS encoding ubiquitin-like small modifier protein 1, whose product MNVRVRAFAQLREALGADRTMDVPAGTTMSTLLALLGAESVQAKEALFEENGDLKGHVILMKNGRRVPRSEGGTNALSEGDEVALFPPVAGG is encoded by the coding sequence GTGAACGTTCGGGTCAGAGCATTTGCACAGTTGCGTGAGGCCCTCGGGGCCGACCGCACAATGGACGTCCCGGCGGGGACGACGATGAGTACCCTGCTCGCCCTGCTCGGAGCAGAGTCGGTGCAGGCAAAAGAGGCACTTTTCGAGGAGAACGGCGACCTGAAGGGCCACGTGATCCTGATGAAGAACGGGAGACGAGTCCCGCGGTCTGAGGGAGGTACAAACGCCCTCAGCGAGGGGGACGAGGTCGCCCTCTTTCCACCGGTCGCCGGAGGATGA
- a CDS encoding YcaO-related McrA-glycine thioamidation protein yields the protein MRLNSCKKAYRHETQRTVPPEETLQRVREKLPAAGITRVADITNLDRIGIPVFSSIRPTAGDGAISVYNGKGATPTEAEVSAMMEGIERYSAEMDGMPTLTGTYREMQREGNPIDPADLILPPYADPERCIPWVRGYDIAGNEDVLLPAHAVFHPLGHEHGDLFRTNTNGIASGNTREEAIFHALMEIVERDAWSLVEVTRNTGPAVTGISDGIAGDLLAKFAAAGVEVHLKDITSDIGIPTMAAVADDVVLKDPALLTMGMGTHTNAGIAVLRALTEVAQSRLTQIHGAREDTDQADFRKKIGYERTKRLNKYWFTDDGEEEIDTVPSFDSDDFLTDIGHVVGRLREAGMNRVIVTDLTRAEIGVPVVRVVVPGLEVFAMDRERAGARCRHAGDHRLSRSES from the coding sequence ATGAGACTGAACTCCTGCAAAAAAGCCTACAGGCACGAGACCCAGCGGACTGTCCCCCCAGAGGAGACGCTTCAGCGGGTCAGGGAAAAACTCCCGGCCGCCGGGATCACGCGGGTCGCAGACATCACGAACCTCGACCGCATCGGCATCCCGGTCTTCTCCAGCATCAGGCCGACGGCCGGAGACGGCGCCATCTCGGTGTACAACGGTAAAGGGGCGACGCCGACCGAGGCCGAGGTCTCCGCGATGATGGAGGGGATAGAGCGCTACTCGGCCGAGATGGACGGCATGCCAACCCTGACCGGGACATACAGGGAGATGCAGAGGGAAGGCAACCCCATCGACCCGGCAGATCTCATCCTCCCGCCGTACGCAGACCCGGAGAGGTGCATCCCCTGGGTCAGGGGCTATGACATCGCCGGCAACGAGGACGTTCTCCTCCCGGCCCATGCCGTTTTCCATCCCCTCGGGCACGAGCACGGTGACCTCTTCAGGACCAACACGAACGGCATCGCCTCGGGCAACACCCGCGAGGAGGCGATCTTCCACGCCCTCATGGAGATCGTGGAGAGGGACGCCTGGTCCCTGGTCGAGGTGACCAGGAACACCGGCCCCGCGGTCACCGGCATCAGTGACGGGATTGCGGGTGACCTCCTCGCAAAGTTCGCCGCGGCAGGCGTCGAGGTCCACCTCAAGGACATCACGAGCGACATCGGCATCCCGACAATGGCGGCGGTCGCCGACGACGTGGTGCTCAAGGACCCGGCCCTCCTGACGATGGGGATGGGCACCCACACGAACGCCGGCATCGCGGTGCTGCGGGCTCTCACCGAGGTGGCCCAGAGCCGCCTCACCCAGATCCACGGCGCACGCGAGGACACCGACCAGGCCGACTTCAGGAAGAAGATCGGCTACGAGAGGACGAAGAGGCTGAACAAATACTGGTTCACGGACGACGGCGAGGAGGAGATCGACACGGTCCCGTCCTTCGACTCAGACGACTTCCTCACCGACATCGGCCATGTCGTCGGTCGCCTCAGAGAGGCAGGGATGAACAGAGTGATCGTCACCGACCTGACGCGGGCGGAGATCGGCGTGCCTGTGGTGCGGGTGGTCGTGCCCGGCCTCGAAGTCTTTGCGATGGACAGGGAGAGGGCAGGAGCGCGGTGCCGGCATGCCGGAGATCATCGTCTTTCTCGGTCCGAGTCTTAA
- a CDS encoding TfuA-related McrA-glycine thioamidation protein: protein MPEIIVFLGPSLNVEEARVILDADFRPPAARGDIKAAADEGARIIGLIDGVFFQACSVAHREVLYALRKGVRVLGASSMGALRAAELDSLGMEGVGEVYQAYRDGTLVSDDEVALVFDPESGTPLSKPQVNIRWTIRKAEEEGVIDAAEGAALLEAAKALYFPERTYEAVCDGATAAIGEEKAGRFLAFARTDGVDRKREDAVLCLRRIREIAGQG from the coding sequence ATGCCGGAGATCATCGTCTTTCTCGGTCCGAGTCTTAACGTGGAGGAGGCCCGCGTCATCCTTGACGCGGACTTTCGTCCCCCGGCCGCACGCGGCGACATCAAGGCCGCGGCCGACGAGGGGGCGCGTATCATCGGTCTCATCGACGGGGTCTTCTTCCAGGCGTGCTCGGTCGCCCACAGGGAGGTGCTCTATGCCCTCCGCAAGGGGGTGAGGGTCCTCGGCGCGTCAAGCATGGGGGCCCTCAGGGCCGCAGAACTCGACAGCCTCGGCATGGAGGGGGTGGGCGAGGTCTACCAGGCGTACAGGGACGGGACCCTCGTCTCGGACGACGAGGTCGCCCTCGTCTTCGACCCTGAGAGCGGGACGCCCCTCTCCAAACCCCAGGTCAATATCAGGTGGACGATCAGGAAGGCCGAAGAGGAAGGAGTGATCGACGCGGCAGAGGGTGCGGCTCTTCTGGAAGCGGCGAAGGCCCTCTATTTCCCTGAGCGGACGTACGAGGCCGTCTGCGACGGGGCGACAGCGGCGATCGGAGAGGAAAAGGCCGGGCGATTCCTCGCCTTCGCCCGCACAGACGGCGTCGATAGGAAGAGGGAGGACGCTGTACTCTGCCTCCGCCGTATCAGGGAGATCGCGGGGCAGGGTTAG